In Drosophila santomea strain STO CAGO 1482 chromosome 2L, Prin_Dsan_1.1, whole genome shotgun sequence, a single window of DNA contains:
- the LOC120443703 gene encoding protein nemuri has protein sequence MSLKWLLFVALVALLSIGTGSLAQPRRSAIRARPALEQQIRLQRLNAKYYAIQQDEEDGDDILEHEEDLADDGEDEEEDDINDGEEEETQNTEAETENKKMDTKSVTANSTPAKSKTEVKQQLQREDESIDELQDLEEPEDEGEDELEQEIDLPRAEARNRRRGGGRNGKGGRRGRGNSKRRRGNRRCGGKGKRGRRGQRRRSPSKRSGNKRRTGSKTKRQGQKNKTAANKEAGAPSNKVA, from the coding sequence ATGTCATTGAAGTGGCTCTTGTTTGTCGCCCTGGTGGCGCTGCTCAGCATTGGAACAGGTTCCCTGGCCCAGCCAAGGAGGTCCGCCATCCGGGCCAGACCAGCTCTGGAGCAGCAGATTCGCCTCCAGCGCTTGAATGCCAAATACTATGCCATTCAGCAGGACGAGGAGGATGGCGATGACATCCTCGAGCATGAAGAAGACCTGGCCGACGATGGTGAGGACGAGGAGGAAGATGATATCAACGATGGAGAGGAGGAAGAAACCCAAAACACCGAAGCTGaaacggaaaacaaaaaaatggataCCAAATCGGTGACCGCTAACAGCACACCCGCCAAGTCAAAGACTGAAGTCAAGCAACAGTTGCAGAGGGAGGACGAGTCTATCGATGAACTGCAGGACCTTGAGGAACCTGAAGATGAAGGCGAGGACGAGCTTGAGCAGGAAATCGACCTCCCACGCGCTGAGGCGCGTAATCGCCGGCGCGGGGGCGGGCGAAATGGCAAGGGCGGAcggagggggcgtggcaacagCAAGCGCAGGAGGGGAAACCGCAGGTGCGGCGGTAAGGGAAAGCGCGGCCGTCGTGGCCAACGAAGACGCTCGCCTTCAAAGCGCAGCGGCAACAAACGAAGAACGGGTTCCAAGACAAAGCGACAGGGTCAGAAGAACAAAACAGCCGCCAACAAGGAAGCTGGTGCGCCGTCAAACAAGGTGGCCTGA